A window of uncultured Methanoregula sp. genomic DNA:
GCGGGTACTCCCGCGAGATCTCACCCAGTTGCTTTTTATATTTCTGTTTAAGCAGCCGGCTCCAGTCGGCTGTTTTGTCTGCCACAGGGAGATCGGGAGATTGTTCCATTGTCCTGCCTCACCGCATCCTCTGGGCAGAAAGGATGAAACGTGCAATGAGGGCTTCCATCTGGATATCGCTGCTGGCCCCTTCCGACAGCCGGAAATCCGCTTCGCCCAGATGATCGATCAGCTGGACTTTGAGCCCGCGGTCGAGATCCTTTTTGATGAGGGCCCGGTAACACTGGTTAATCAATTCATTGGGGGCAATACCCCGTTCGTGAAGGAGCTGGGCCAGAAGATATTCTGCACCTTCGAAGTCGCCTTTTAATGAAAGGCCGATAAGTTCATCGATCTCGTCCGGGCGAGCGGAGGAGGTGATAGCATAGATCACCTTCTCGTCGATTGCGGCACTGATGATAGCAGCCCCCTGGACGGCGTTTATGGCCTTACGCATATCCCCCTGGGCAATATACACGATAGCGTCCATGGCGCTTTCCGAGATGGTCAGTTTTTCACGGCTGGCGATCCGGCGCACCTCCTCTTTTACTGCCTCCGGGGCGAGGGGTTTGAACCGGTAAATTGCACACCGGCTCTGGATCGGATCGATAATCTTCGAGGAATAATTGCAGGACAGGATAAACCGGCAGGTCTGGGCATAGCTCTCCATGGTCCGGCGCAGGGCCGCCTGTGCATCGGTGGTGAGGGCATCGGCCTCGTCCAGGAACAGGATCTTGAACGCTGCTCCACCATCCGGCATGGTCCGGGCAAATTCCTTGATCTGGTTCCGCACCACATCGATTCCCCGTTCATCGGAGGCATTGAGTTCGCGGAAATTTCTCTGCCATGAATCCTTGAAAAATTCTTTTGCCAGGGTTACTGCAGCGGTGGTTTTCCCGACACCGGCATTTCCTGTAAAGAGCAGGTGGGGGA
This region includes:
- a CDS encoding replication factor C small subunit → MDESHTIWIEKYRPSRLADIVGQDEIVERLSSYVKSGNLPHLLFTGNAGVGKTTAAVTLAKEFFKDSWQRNFRELNASDERGIDVVRNQIKEFARTMPDGGAAFKILFLDEADALTTDAQAALRRTMESYAQTCRFILSCNYSSKIIDPIQSRCAIYRFKPLAPEAVKEEVRRIASREKLTISESAMDAIVYIAQGDMRKAINAVQGAAIISAAIDEKVIYAITSSARPDEIDELIGLSLKGDFEGAEYLLAQLLHERGIAPNELINQCYRALIKKDLDRGLKVQLIDHLGEADFRLSEGASSDIQMEALIARFILSAQRMR